The Thermodesulfobacteriota bacterium genomic sequence ATTACGAGGTCGTAGTGAGCGTCAGGGCGGTCAAGAAACCCGTAAGCTGAGACGGGGCTCGACGCGGGAGCGCGCGGCTCGTTTCGATTCCGAACGAAGACGAAGCTACTGCGCGGAATCCGCAGCATGCCCGTTTCCGAACGGCGGATTCGCATGTTCAGCATAAATACGATGACTGTATCCTGACCCGGCTTTATGTCCGTTGATCTGATGCACGAGCTGCTTCAGGTAATCTGAGCCCGAGTCCGCAATCCGGCTCCTGATGTTTTTCCATTCATCGATCGGGATATCTAAAAATATATCGACCACATCGGGATCGAACTGGGAGCCCGAGGCCTCGGTTATCCTCCGCACGGCTTCCTCGAACGGGAGGGCGTCCCTGTAGCTCCTTTTGGAGGTCATGGCGTCGAGCGCGTCAGCGACGGAAAATATCCGCGCGCCTAACGGTATCTCGTCCCCCGACAGACCCGCCGGATAGCCGAGCCCGTCGTATCTCTCGTGATGCGTGTGGACTATCGCAGCCGATTCCTCGAGGAAGTCTATGTTCTTGAGCAGCCTGTAGCCGAATTCAGGATGCTTCTTCATCAGCTTCCATTCCTCGTCGGTGAGCTTGCCCGGCTTAAGAAGTATGCTGTCGGGAATGCCGATCTTGCCTATGTCGTGCAGCAGAGCGCCTTTGGCCATCACGGACAGCTCATCGTCCGACAGGTTCGCGCGCTTCCCGAGATAGACCGCGTACTCGGTGACCCTGTACGAGTGATAGCCCGTTTCGTTCTCCCTGAGATCGAGCGCGAGTATCATCGCTTCGAGCGTCCCGAAATACGCGCGTACCAACTCGTTCTGCTGCTCCCTTATCTCCCGTGTCGCTTCCTCAACCCTCTCGTTGAGAGTCTCGTTGAATTTCTGCGTCTGATGGAGGAGATCGAGGTTGCTCCTGTGCGTGTCGTCGATCGTCTGCAGCATCTCGTTGAATGAGCCCGCCAGCGTGCAAATCTCGTCCGTTTTCTCCGGATTCTCGATCCTGTAGGAATAATCGCCTTTCTTGACGGTCTTCGTCGCCGTTATCAGGCGCTCTATCGGTTTCGTGATCCTGGAGGGGAAGAGAAACGTTATTATTCCGCCGAAGACAATCGCCACGCCCGATATGATAAGCGTGTACGTGTAGTTGAATTTCATCTGCTCGTCCACGATCGTTACGGCGCGGTCGACTATTTCTTTTCCGAAGCCGGGCTCCGAATGTATTTGACTGTCGGGAGTGGAGAACAATTTATACAGCGTGGAATAGCGCCCCTGGAGATTCAAAGCCGATTCGTTCAGTTTGTAAACGTTGAACAGAAAAAGGCCCCCGATTATCAACATGAGTAGGAGCATGAGGCCGAACCCGAGTCTGATCTGCTTACTGAGCTTCAATTAACCTGTTACCCGACACCTTTTCGAAAGTAAGAAAAAATAATTCTACCCTATAATGTCCCGGTCGCAGACTAAAATTTCACCGGACGAAATATTTCCTTGTTATGACATAATTCCGGGAAGGCATTACAAGAGGAAAAAGGCGGGGATGATGACGGTTAGCGATGTGAAATTCGGCAGCGCTCGGAAAGAAGCTCTACAAGAGGAGATGGAGAATCCGGACGTAACGTTCTATTAGAGAATTATTTGCGCCTCTTTTAATACCTCCCTGCCCGGCTAAAAAGCATGACCGGAGAATACGCGGCGTAACCGCTTGAATATATTATCTGCCCGGGGCCGGACTCGAACCGGCACGGGTACAGACCCGAGGGATTTTAAGTCCCTTGCGTCTACCTGTTCCGCCACCCGGGCCATTCAACGACTGCCTGGAAATAATAACAGGACGGGAATGTATTTTACAGCCTCCTGCATATCGTTCAATAGGGGGGCTGCGGGAATGCAGACGGTCGGTTCACAGCGGCGGCAGAAAAAGAAGTGTCATTGCGAGGAGCAACGATTGCGAGCAAGTGAGCAATCGGACGCCTTCAGCAAAAGGCAATTGAGTTCCCAAATAGTGGAATAACGTGAAAAAAAATCGTGCGACGCGGCAATCTCATGAATAAAGCGAGATCGCCACGGCTCTTCCGCGCAAGGCTACCGTCTTCGCTAAGGATGCGCCGGATCACCCTACGGCTCAAAGCCTTCGGGCGCGTGCCGCAAGCAGCACGAACGGGCTTTTATCGCGGCTGGCCTGTCCTGAACTTGTTTCAGGAAAGCCGCTCCTGCAATGTTTGTCATTGCGGTCCTTCGATGAACTCAGGATAAACTCCGCGCGGCAATCTCGCATTTTTCTTTTTGTCATTCCCGAGCGCCTTTATCGGGAATCTCGTATCCATCTAACAGATTTACAAGGTACCCCCTCACCCTCCCCC encodes the following:
- a CDS encoding HD domain-containing phosphohydrolase, giving the protein MKLSKQIRLGFGLMLLLMLIIGGLFLFNVYKLNESALNLQGRYSTLYKLFSTPDSQIHSEPGFGKEIVDRAVTIVDEQMKFNYTYTLIISGVAIVFGGIITFLFPSRITKPIERLITATKTVKKGDYSYRIENPEKTDEICTLAGSFNEMLQTIDDTHRSNLDLLHQTQKFNETLNERVEEATREIREQQNELVRAYFGTLEAMILALDLRENETGYHSYRVTEYAVYLGKRANLSDDELSVMAKGALLHDIGKIGIPDSILLKPGKLTDEEWKLMKKHPEFGYRLLKNIDFLEESAAIVHTHHERYDGLGYPAGLSGDEIPLGARIFSVADALDAMTSKRSYRDALPFEEAVRRITEASGSQFDPDVVDIFLDIPIDEWKNIRSRIADSGSDYLKQLVHQINGHKAGSGYSHRIYAEHANPPFGNGHAADSAQ